The Brucella melitensis bv. 1 str. 16M nucleotide sequence GCCTTTTCCAGCCTGTTTCTTTCGCTGCCCATGCCGCTGGCAGTGCTTGGCCACGAAGGGGGCACCGTGCTTGTCGTCCTGAACGGGCTGCGTCTGCTTGCCGATCCGATCAGGGGGAACAGGGAGAAATAGCGGCTATTATTGTTACCATATGGGGGCGCTACAAACCCAAATATGCTTTTTGCACCCTCTCATCGTGAATAAGATCCTGCGCCTTGCCTTCCAGCGTGAAGGTGCCGGTTTCCATCACATATCCACGGTCTGCGCCGTCCAGAGCAAGATGAATATCCTGCTCGACCAGAAGCACGGTTACCTGCTCTGACTTGCGAATGTCATGCAGGATCGTCATCAACTGGTCGACAACCACGGGCGCAAGGCCGAGGCTCATTTCATCAACCAGCAGTAAAACGGGATTGGCCATCAGCGCCCGAGCCATGGCGCACATCTGCTGCTCTCCGCCTGACATGGAGCCAGCCAACTGCTTGCGCCTTTCGGCGAGGCGGGGAAATAGAACATAGACCTTTTCCAGATCAGCCTTGGTCCGGGCCTTGTCCTTGCTGCGATAAGCGCCCATCAACAAGTTTTCTTCCACCGACATACGGTCGAAGAGTTGCCGCCCTTCGGGGATATGTACCAATCCGCGTCGAAATACATAATCCGATGTCGATCTGGAAACGTCTTCGCCACAAAACTCGATTTGGCCCTCGGAATGGATCAGATGAGAAAGCGCGCGCAGAAACGTTGTCTTGCCAGCGCCGTTGCTGCCAACCAGTGCTACGATTTCCGCTTCCTTGACATGAAGATTAAGATCACGAATGACCGGCAGCTCACCATAGCCAGCCGATAGGTTGCGTACATCGAGAATGATGTTGCTGCCGTGGGGGCTCATGCTCTCTTCTTTCCCAGATAGGCTTTGATCACGACCGGGTTGGACAGGACCGCATCGGTACTGCCTTCCGCTATTTTTTCGCCGTGGTGCAGCACCATTAACCGGTCGGACAGGCTCTTGATCGCTTTCATGACATGTTCGATCACGAGAATGGTCACGCCTGAATCGCGTACCTTGCGGATGACTTCGATGACTTCCTCAAGCTCGACCAGATTAAGCCCCGCCATGACTTCATCACACAGCAGAAGTTCGAGCTGCATGGCGAGCGCCTTGGCCAGTTCCAGCCGCTTGCGATCCGAGCCTCCCAATTCTTCGGCGCGCGTGTCGATGGCATTGCCGAGCCCCACGAAGTCCAGATTGGCGCGCGCCTGCTCACGCGCGGCGGTGAGGCCATGATGGGCTTCCTTGCGTCCGAACATGGCGCCGACAGCGACATTATCCAGTACGGACAGGCCCGGAAAAGGCTTCATGATCTGAAAGGTGCGGCCAATTCCCATATGAGCGCGCCTGTACATCGGCACGGTGTCGATGCGCGCCCTTGAAATAGACCTCGCCCGATGACGGATAGATCGAACCGCTGATGAGCCCCACCACTGTTGTCTTGCCAGCGCCATTCGGCCCGATGAAGCCCAATATTTCTCCCTTGTTCAACGTGAAAGAGACATTGTTGACTGCTGTCAGCCCCCCAAAGCGTTTGGTAAGGTTCCTGACTTCCAGCAGGGCGGTCATAGTTTATTCGCCTTCATGTTGTTGATGAAATAGCGCCAGCCCTGCCGCGGCAGATTGCGCATCAGATCGGCAAGGCCGCGTGGCATCAAAACCACCGCGACAACGATGACTATGCCAAAGAACATGCCTGCCACGTCGGTATAGGCAGTGGAGAGCCAGTTGGACACCCATTGCAGGAAAAGCGCACCGAAGACCGGCCCGAAAATTGTGCCTGCGCCACCGAACACCGCCATGATAATCATCTGTACGTTGAGCTGCACCTGATATGCTGCTTCCGGGTCCAGAAAGGTGATCTTGTACGCCTGGAGCGCACCCGCCATGGCGCAGAAAGCACCACTCAGCATCAAAGCCAATATTTTGTACAATGTGGTGTTGATGCCCATTGCAGCGGCACCTTCCTCATTTTCACGAATGGCGATCAGCCCGAATCCGAAGCGCGAGCGTGTCAGCAGCGCCACTACACAGGTGGCGATGATGAGGAGGATCAGCGCCGATTCATAGAAGAAAGTGTCGTTGTTGAGGAGGGGAAGGACGAGGCCGATATTCTCCCCGGCTACGGGGACATTGGCCGTGATGGCCGCCATGACCTGCGGAAGCGCCAGCGTGGCGATGGCGAAATAGTGGCCCTTGAGACGCAGGATCGGCAAACCGATGAGCATTGCAAAGACAACGGCTGCGACGATGCCGATGGCGGCCCCTGCGAAGAACGGCAGGTTGAACTGCACCATGGCGATGCCGGCGCCGTAGGCACCCAGACCATAGAAGACCGAATTGCCGAAGGAGGCGTAGCCGGTGAAACCACCGATGATGTTCCAGGCCTGGGCCAGTGTTGCGATTATGAGCGCATCGAACATCAACTGCATCATGACCGGGGAGGCGAACAGCGGCGCGCCTAGCGCCAGAACAGCAGCAATGATGGCGAGAAGGGCTGGAAGATACTTCATGCCGTTTTCCCCAAAAGCCCACCGGGCCGAATGATCAGTACGAGAACGAGAATACTGAAGCTGACCACGTTGCGGTAAGTGTCGCCGAGATAGAGCACGGTAAGGGATTCGATGACACCGAGGATCAGCCCACCCAGGATGACGCCGAGCGGATTGTCGAGGCCGCCAATGATGGTGATTGCGAAGCTTTTGGCCGTCAGCGGCACACCGATATAGGGATTGAGCTGGTTGACGGTTGCGTAAAGCCCGCCCGCAACACCAGCGATTGCCACACCGATGCCAAAGGTGACGGCATAAAGATGGCGCGGTTCAACACCGTAAAGCCGTGCTGCGGTGAGGTTTTGCGCCGTGGCGCGAATGGCGCGGCCGAGTTTCGTCGTCATCATGAAAAAGAACATGAAGCCGGAAACCACGAAGGCTGCGATGAAGGCGAGCAGGTTCATCAGCGGGATGGTGATGCCGTAGACGTTGAAATTCACCGCCGAATAGGAGGGAATAATAGCGCGAAAATCGGCCGAGAAGACGTGTTGCGCCACGTCTGTAAAGATAATTTCAATGCCGAATGTGATGAGCAGCGCATTAAACATCGGCCCGCGTGCGACAAGATTGAGGACGCAGCGTTGCAGGGCGTAACCGAAACAGAACATCACGGCTGCTGCTGCAAATACGCCGATGAATGGATCGATGCCAAAATTGGCAAATACCAGCCAGGTAACGTAACCACCCAGCATAATCATCGTGCCGTGGGCGAGGTTGACGATGTTCAGCACGCCCCAGACCAGAGCGAGGCCCTGCGCCATGATGGCATAGAGCCCGCCCAGAAGAATGCCATTGATGACGATCTGTAAGAAAAGATTCATTCCAACCCCGCA carries:
- a CDS encoding branched-chain amino acid ABC transporter permease; amino-acid sequence: MNLFLQIVINGILLGGLYAIMAQGLALVWGVLNIVNLAHGTMIMLGGYVTWLVFANFGIDPFIGVFAAAAVMFCFGYALQRCVLNLVARGPMFNALLITFGIEIIFTDVAQHVFSADFRAIIPSYSAVNFNVYGITIPLMNLLAFIAAFVVSGFMFFFMMTTKLGRAIRATAQNLTAARLYGVEPRHLYAVTFGIGVAIAGVAGGLYATVNQLNPYIGVPLTAKSFAITIIGGLDNPLGVILGGLILGVIESLTVLYLGDTYRNVVSFSILVLVLIIRPGGLLGKTA
- a CDS encoding ABC transporter ATP-binding protein yields the protein MSPHGSNIILDVRNLSAGYGELPVIRDLNLHVKEAEIVALVGSNGAGKTTFLRALSHLIHSEGQIEFCGEDVSRSTSDYVFRRGLVHIPEGRQLFDRMSVEENLLMGAYRSKDKARTKADLEKVYVLFPRLAERRKQLAGSMSGGEQQMCAMARALMANPVLLLVDEMSLGLAPVVVDQLMTILHDIRKSEQVTVLLVEQDIHLALDGADRGYVMETGTFTLEGKAQDLIHDERVQKAYLGL
- a CDS encoding branched-chain amino acid ABC transporter permease — encoded protein: MKYLPALLAIIAAVLALGAPLFASPVMMQLMFDALIIATLAQAWNIIGGFTGYASFGNSVFYGLGAYGAGIAMVQFNLPFFAGAAIGIVAAVVFAMLIGLPILRLKGHYFAIATLALPQVMAAITANVPVAGENIGLVLPLLNNDTFFYESALILLIIATCVVALLTRSRFGFGLIAIRENEEGAAAMGINTTLYKILALMLSGAFCAMAGALQAYKITFLDPEAAYQVQLNVQMIIMAVFGGAGTIFGPVFGALFLQWVSNWLSTAYTDVAGMFFGIVIVVAVVLMPRGLADLMRNLPRQGWRYFINNMKANKL